GGCACCATACAGTGCTGGAACACCCCCAATCCCAACATCGACCCCTACGACTCCTACGGTACAGTGCCTTTTCATTTGAATCTGAGGATTTTCACATCAAATCGTGGTGACTGACGCGCGTTGTTTTTCCGTGGCAGACCCGTCAATGCTGCGCGGCGCTTTGTGTGGACACACCGACTCAGTTTGGGGTTTGGTGTACAGCAGCGCACACCAGcgcctcctctcctgctctgcgGACGGGACCGTGAGACTGTGGGACGCCAACACCACCTCCCCTGCCCTCGCAGTATTCAACGAAGATAAAAGTACTGACTACAAGTTTCTATCACGACTTTTTTCACCCCTCAATATTTGCTTCAGTTGAATAATTAACATAACatgaatttgtctgtttttcacatACAAGAACTAGGAGTTCCCTCGTCTGTGGACCTGGTGTGCAGTGAACCGGCCCACCTGGTCACGTCATTCACAAATGGGCAGATTGGCCTCTTCAATATGGAGACCCGCCAGCTTGTCCTCAGTCTGGAGTCCAGCGTGGAGCCAGGTAGAGAGTGAAAAGCAGCATTTACACCTCTGATCATTAAAAATCTCCAGTCGTTTCTAGGCTGGTGATAATAAAACACGTTCAGGTATAAGACTCGTGATAGTCATAATAATGAAGTAGTCAGTTCAGTGATATCAGAAAATATGACTCTTGAGTAACATCTAGTGGCAGTTGGAGGAAAATAAACTATTAGCAGACACAGTCACCAAAGTCTTCTGTACTTCAGTTATAACACAAAATGGTGCATAATAATGTTTCGTATATATATCTGTCCAGTGTAACTAAGTAGTATATCAGCAAGTACTCATGTCTCATCACTTACAAACTGACAGATTTTTGACGTTCCCTCTCCTGCTGTGTGACTTCTCACGGTGtacgtctgttttttttttgacaggtaCTCCCTGTCAGATCAACAAAGTCCTCAGTCACCCGACTCTTCCCATCACTATCACTGCGCAAGAGGACAGACACATCAAGTTCTTTGACAACAACAGCGGGAAGCTGATTCACTCCATGGTTGCTCACCTGGACGCTGTCACAAGCTTAGCTGTAGACCCTAATGGACTTTATCTGATGTCAGGCAGTGAGTAGCTCTCCAAATTCTCTTTGTGTCTAACATAACCATTTCCCCTTCATATATTAGTTCATTGGTAgtttgtgtacacagtgtagGGTTCCCAGGCATCATATTGTCACCACATATGCCACAAATGCAATGATTTAGGAGAAACTGGTTCATGCTCacagttacatttttgttgctgttctCCCTTTTAACGATTGTAACTTGTCGTCTCCTCTGCAGGTCATGACTGCTCCATCCGACTGTGGAACCTGGAGAGTAAAACCTGCATCCAGGAGTTCACAGCTCACAGAAAGAAGTTTGAGGAGTCGATCCATGATGTGGCGTTTCATCCGTCTAAATGCTACATCGCCAGCGCCGGGGCAGATGCTCTCGCCAAAGTGTTTGTATGACGCGGAGCTGCGTCTCTCCCTGCAGCCCCGCTCTCTGACTCAGCCTCCCATGATCAGGGACCAATAGAGACACGGGAGGGGAAGGACCTTCAGACATGAGTCCAGCCCTAACTCTCACAGCCCACTGGTTTCATGTCGGACTGGTAGACTATGTAGCCGCTAGCCTAAAATGGGCCATGACTCTCCATAGAAAGGGTCAGCAGGGAGCGCAGTCAGGAGGAGAACTGCTCTCTAGTCCACCATCTACCATCCAGGCAGGCCTGGGTGTGATGGGCCACAGCGCCTcaaacccccaccccccacccctccccgcCTGACAGACTTAAACTTAACCTCCGTAGCTAGGAGGCTCAGGACAAGTGTTAAAGAGTGTGGAGTGGAGAAATGAGGTTTCAAGCCGGTCTTCTACCCCTGTGACTTCACGCTCATCCAGAATCCCTCTGGCCCTCGACCTTCTCTCTCAGACGAACCGGGTCCGGGCTCTTTACTCCAAGTCaggttttgtgttgtgttgttccaGAAATGTGGGGTACTGAAGGCTCAATGGAGCTGTCACGGAAGcctctcacttcttcttctctgcttcccAGACTGACTCTGCTTGCTGGCCTgcctttattttcctttttaaaacacGTATTGACAAAATGTGCCTTTGCTTTAAAAGGTcttgaaaaatgttattttaacaaGCTTGTtttggggagggagggggacgGCGGAGAAACAGAGCTGGTTGTCACAATGTTGTCGATTTTaacattggatgtaaaattacaaatgcttataataaacaaaatatatattcagtcTTAAAAATTTACTGTGCAGCGTGAGTTTGAGTGCTCCTTTTTGATAAGTGTGTTTGGGGAATCAATTTTGTGCATTTCAGGGCAAAGTTGGTAGAATGACACAGACCATTAAATATAATGCCTGTCCGTTAGATTCAAGTTATTGTACACTTCAGAAGTAAGATTACAAGCATTAAGTGTCCAAAGTAAACCATCTTGGTTATATAATTGCAATTCAAACTTGGTTCTAGATGTCCTTTTTAGGAATAACTAATTGATTTTGGCCAGTTTGCTCTTGTTTGAATTGAATagcttgtactgtatgtagtttTCCCCAGTTGTGTGGACATGCTCGACTACGATGTGATGTATCATGTCCAGATATTTACAGTAGTCCAGTGTTTAGCAGGAAATTAGTGCAGTACTGTAGGACTTGAAGAGTTAATCATCCAACACTGAGGAAAGAGAAATGTCCTGCAagttataaaaacaacaaatcaatcaaGATGTTGTACATATAGAGTACAGCTTCAAATGAGCCATTTTCTCAGTCACTGGTTTGTATATGAAAgtatgttcaaaataaaacctgctgTAAAATCTTACCTGGGCTTTGATTTTGGTCATTTGATGAGCTGTTTGCAACTTGGAAGAAAACCTTGGATTTGTTTACATTATGGCAGCATTAATGGTATGCTGAATTCACCATTAGCAGTTATTGTTTGTAGTGCATCCTTGGACATACAGACAACTATCACGGGATTATTTTGACACTGAAGTAAACTTAAAAGGTGAGGACTCTCAGGTATAagaatcacctttttttttcttgtgtgttcaAGGATTCTTGGtgattagaagaagaagaagattctTGGTGATTATTCACGGCGGACATGTCATTACAAAGATGATGACGTCCTCTGAAAGTAGAAGTCACATTGAATCGTGACAAACATTATTtgtatcatgtctgtgtgtcaggaATTTTGACACTTATTGCTACAATCTAATCGACAAAAGATTCAGACGACATCAGCCACTTTAAgttctcttcattttctttattttattaaaaattgcaaaaaaaatattgatcaaTTATCTGAACATTATTAGCAAAGGCCTTTTTAATATGCATATGTACAAATAGGACATAACAGGAAGAAAATCATAAATACTCTTTCAGGAAAATTGAGAAATGCTTGCAATGTGAGAAGCAACCACACTATTAGAAAACAAGAGTGATGAGATGAACTACTGCTTACGACCCGCCATCAGCTCCTCTTTTCTCACTTCTTTGTTCCACTTTGTTGGTTGCACTCATTACAAATTACCACTCGGTGTCAGCACCATAGTCTTTGAGAGGAACTTTAACAATGTCCCTACTATCAAATCTCTCCTGTTAAGAAGATCAAAACGCACCAATTCTAAGAAAGTATATCCTCTGTACAGAGAATTATATAAAAGCACCATATTATTAAGTTTATGAAGTATGTTAAGCCATAAGAGGAAGTGCTAGGCATGCTTTAAATCTACATTTCTCTGCAAGCACCATATCCCAGTAAGgtagctttttgtttgttaatcATTTTGGTATCACTTCCTAATAAGGCAGCctatataaatattcaataaGTTGTACATAAGGGCTTCATTAATCTTAATAATCATTTACTAATGCTTTATTGAAGAACAACTTTTGGGTTCTCAAGTTATGAAAGATCCCAGCATGTCAGTTGCTTTTACAAGCTTGTAGTTAGTTACAAGTTTAATTTGTCAGATCGCTCATTGGAGATTAAAACCATATAGGGGGATATTTCACAACCTGGCAGCCCAAGTATTGTTCTAATTAATGACTTATAACTTATCAATAAAGCATAAGTAACATTAGCAATGTTAATAAAACCCTTAGTTCAACTTAAAAAtccaaaattattaaaataaatgatggattCTCTGTTCTCTTTATGGCACCAGCAGAGAATAACTGGCACCACAGCCTACAGTAAAGTGTCACCCTTTACTATTAGCACCGTCTGTATATTTGGGGCCACATGCTGATTCACTTTTAGATTGGGGCACCGCAGCCAATCCAGCACCACCATCTGGGCAACAGAGTGAGTAAATTTACAATCGGTGTTCTGTAAAGACAGCCCAGGATCAAAGATGTCTCTCTTTacacctccccctccacctgTCAGTCCTCAGTTTCTGGGCTGGGAGTTGAACTCCTGGCAAATGTTGTGGATGATCTTGGGAACGAATTTGTAAAGGTTGTCGAACTCATCCACGAAGAAAGAGTGCTCCTTGTCGGGGTCTGTTGCGATGTACTCCAGCTCATCCTGGGCTGCCCAGGCGATGCCGATGGAGTAGGCGATCACACCTAGATCACAGGAAGGGACAGTAGATTACACACACGGCACATCACATGTGGTtgtcacatcaaacacacactgtgtgacacCTCGCTGTGGACTGACACATACTTCATGTGTAATTATATCTGTGATTCTGGGTCAAAGCCTTTTTCCTTCAAACTTTAAAGAGTTAAGGaactaaaacaaatcaaatatttcagattttgttgtggttgacctctgaccttggCGATGGACAGCCAGTGCAGGTGCAATGACGTCATCATAGGAGCGCCCATCTGTAATGACAATCATGATCTTGCGTTTGTTGGGTTTGGATTTGCTGAAAAGCTGCTCTGCGGCGTAGGTGATGGCAGCACCAGTGCTGGTCCCGCCGCTCCAGTAGTTGATGCGTTTGATGGCGTTCAGCAGCTCGGCCTTGTTGTTGTACTGGCCGAAGGCAAACTCCAACCTCTGCTCGTAGGTGTACTGTACAGCCCCGACCCGTGTGTCCGTGTCAGAGATCTCAAACTCCCGCGTGACGTTGGCAACAAACTGAAGCACCGTGCGGAAGTTGCCAGTTCCCACGCTGCTGGAGCCATCGATGACAAAGGCGATGTCGTTGGCGTTGAGGCAGGTTTTGCTGCACACCAGGCGGTCTGTGTCACACACTCTCTTCACCAGAGGCTGCACGGCCTTCCTCAGAGCAAACCAGCTGGTCACAGGCAGGGAGAAGAAGCCGTTTGTCCGACACACagcctgtgaaataaaagacacactTTTTCAAACTGACATGTTCTTATGAAGCACTCACACAGCCCTGTGTCAATACTCCACCTTGTCAACAAAGTTGGCCTCAACCAGTTTTTGCTTCTCGTTGTCATCAGGACCCTCAATGGTGACGAAGAATATGTTGATGCCAGACTCCCGAGCGAGCCGAGAAGCCTCCTCCACCTTGTCCGTGGGCCAGCCGTCCACCAGCACCACGGCCACGTTAGGAGCTCCTCCTCGGTTTCCATTGGTGTCACTGAAGTACTGTTTGTTGATGTAGGTGAGGGCCTTTCCTgttagttaattagttagttagtttatattttatttcaaacatgtaaaagaaaaacaatgaagtaGACAAACCGACATACAAACTGCATGattaaattcatttaaacacacaaacacaaattaaatcttACATGTTGAACGGAGGAAGttccttctttctcctttaCTTATCAAGTAAGTCATAGACTATATCTCctgtatattaatatatacatacacatacacacaaaaatatatagatatacggatatgttcatgcatgtgtacacatgtacccatgcatatttgtttttataagcAATAATCCAAATTCTCTGATCAACAAACTAAAAcgtaatcatcatcatcacccatGGCCTTATTCTTACACCTcaggaaaatatttttgtaaatctataatattcaaatatttcagcttttgtttgagTTCCACAtccaaataaaaatacaaattcacaTCCTCTCCATGCTGTACGAACACAAAGTTTCTTTAAATTAAGCTTTGCTTTAAATTTATAACCGCCTTCCTTGTCACAgaacattttttgtgttttatcctGATCAGCGTCAAAGTGGGGCtggagtacaccctggacaagtcgccagcttatTGCAGGACTTTTTGTATTTTACCTGATAGTAAATTATGTCTTGCCTTGCTTTGTCGGTGCACAGGGGGGCAGCAGAGAGATAGTTAAAACTTTACATCTACTTTATATAGAAGTCTGAGGTTGAAATGCAGGAATGCATTTTGGATAGTCTGTTATTCTTGTGGTTCTTACTCAACgagtgaataaaaatacatagtCTGCAcaatatgaaatgaaacaaaaggacACTTGAAATAAATCTACTCATAAAAGTGCTCATTATGGACCGAAGTATTTTGTGGGAGCTGTATGTCTTAACTAACAAATATGTACAGAAGCAACCTTCTAGAAAAATACTGTATGCTGCACAAAAACTTTATATAGTCCCTGTGTATTATGTACTGTGCATTGTTTTAACTGTATATCACCACAGAAATAGTGATAGTCTATCATTTAAACTGTCATAGTCTTGCTAGTGGTCTAAAAGATGGAGGAGGCTCAGTTGGAGACTACAGCTTCAGCCATTCACCCTGTTACATGATTAGAGAGCACTTTTGGGCAAACACAACACTATTTGTACGTGAATGCAAAATTTAGCAAGTCATAAAGACGCATGTGGCAGTGGATGCATTCTGACGCACCAACCAAAGCTGAAAAACAGCACTTGCCCACTGAAAGCTGACCCCCACGAGCTGGTAAAACCAAATGCTTTTTGGtcagagcagaggaaaaacacGGCTTACAGAAGTAGGACTGTAATTTAGCTGACAGTGTCTCGCAgcaaatttagatttaattcCATCCTTGCATGTGAAAATGTGCCTGGGTAGTAAACCATGCGACAATTGCACccctttcactttcacacttgTGTCTGTAGGCATTTACTGTAGTTGGTAGCTGACAGCAGGTCACTCACCCACATTGGAGAGACCTCCCTTCTGAACAACCTTTTCTATGGCTGACTTCACCTCTTTGGAGTTGGAGTAAGACTTCAGGCTAAACTCTGTCACAGGGTCATCCCTTCAGACAAAGCAACAAGCACTGTGAGGTTTTCTTTTGCATCCAAAAATGATACAAAATCGAACAACAGGAGCAGTGGGGTTACCCGTATTGGATGATACCCATCATGGGTCCAGCCACACCCACGTTGATGGCCTGAGCCacctcagacaggaagtcctTTTGGATCTTAAAGCGCCTTCTCCCAATGCTCCAGCTCCCATCCATCAGGAAGGCAATGTCCACTTTACAATCTGCAAAAACATGACTGTCAACGCATGGCACAGGTTTTGACACattgatacatttaaataaatactccAACTTTCACCAGAATTGcccaaaaacataattaatccATTTAAAGATGCAATAATCAAACATGAATTCTTCACACAGTGGCTTTAAAGAAGTATAAAGGACATACTTGGATCTCCCTGTGACACAGGCTCTGGTACTCGGGCTACAGGTTCTGGCTCTCTCACACTGAAGCCTAACaatcaagaaacaaacaagaaacacattAAGTCTTTAAAGCAGAATTCTGATATCCTGCTAAAATCTACTCTTTAAAAATTGTACTTAAAGAAGAcagtttcattatttttgtgtccTTTAAAAGTCATTGACGTATGCATTCTAAAAACAATACCTTTTCACCATCTAGGCCAATTTGATTAtgtgttgtcatggaaacatgtCCTTCAGTACTTTCCATTCTTTTACCACAAAGCTCATTTTTGCTCAGCTTTTTGCAGAAACAATTTGAAAGTCTGGTAAAATTTCCACTGAACACGACACACTACAAATATCCGCTTTCCAGAGATCCCAAATCTTAGTAGTTGTTGTGGCAAAACTATGGCAAACAGGAACTGATTTTATCCCCAACCAACCATGCCATTTGACTTTGACTTAAATCCCTACAATTACAGGCTGAGCAGAAAGCCAGATGCTTTTTTCTTGGATAGCCTCATTTTGGTTTGTACTTACAGTCAGAAACGAGGACTTACTGGCAAAGTGACTCGTTTGGCGGGCGGATAAAGGAGCAATGCAAGCTATCTCACCTGATTCATAAAGGTTTGCTTTTGGCCTCCAGGCATCCACTGGCTCCACTGCAGAGATAATATCATACATGCTCAGCATTTGCACATACCAAAGAAGCAGCAAGTAACTGATTACACATCATATACATGAAGAagtttcttgttgttgttttttcattaataTGTGTCTAATTGTTCAATTCTACTCataattaaaaagcaaaagacaaaataaagtttgaatgaagtctgcaATGAAACATGTTGTGTCCAAACTGAGAACTCACTGGATACAAGTGTATGTAGCCATAGTAACCACTACTAACCTCTTGTATGGGTGGTGTCCAGTGGCAGTTCACGGATGCTATCTGAGACAGGCGAGCGAGGCACTAAAAGTGAAGACATCATtgacaaatgacaaactgtGACACACAACACGTGAAATTATTGTAAACACACCATGGCAttacatcctgctgctgctgcctccagcTCCATGATTCATTTGGTTGGATGTGTGGTGGTACTTTTGTGGCGCACACTGGAAATGGCTCATCTTCTTGCTTTTCCAAACCATGTCCTTTCAACTTAGATTTGGTGGCTCGGCTGTGTCATCAAACAGATGCAACCATGGCCTGTAATCTAAAAGTGAGGGCGTTTGTATGcccttttgtattttgtcagTGGGCCATATTGTAAgtggtttgtatttttttaagtgtgaaAGCTGTAACTAAAAACAAATCGAACATGTGTTCCTTCTAAAACAACTTcatcattttgggaaatacacttttttgctttctttcttagagttaaatgagaagattgataccactctctctcatgtctgtgtgttaagtAGGGAGCTAGAGCCAGGAGGCGATTTACCTAGCTCAGCATAAAGGCTGGAAgtagagggaaacagctagcagGGTTTTGTCCGGAGACAAAATCAGCACGTCTAAAAGCTTGTCTATACATGAGGCGTTTTATGTGTTGTCACACATCTGACAGAACAAATGCGCTTTTATCTTAATAAGTTAAGATGCTCTGATAATGTGCTGCTTTCACTACTCAGCCACTGTAGACATCATGTAAACCTCACTAATAAGTAAAACTTGTACAAGAAACAGGAATCAACGTAGTGCTTTAATGGGAGTATGaaagtgtgttcatgtctggGAAGTGTTGTGTCACTgagagaaaacattcaaacatgtttgtacTCCACATAATCACAATCCAAACATGTTATAAAACCAGAACCCCAAGTCTTGTTAGTTCCcagtaaaaagaatggaaaAACACTTACGGTACGGTCCATAGTTATAAAACCAGCGCTCAAATTCTGAGATATCAGGCCTGTGATCCCGAGCTAGAGGAGGATGTTGTGAAACCCATTAGTATTCCCACAATGAACTTCCGAGGGCAAAGCACACATTTCCATGGTTGTGATTGGTTGCATGTTCTTCCCAACCAATCCCAGACCAGTGAAAACAATGGCGTTGTGCAGAATTATCACCtcacagtgtctctctctctcacatgcacAGACAATAAACCTGCCCTATGatcttctctttcacacttcACAGGAATATCTCATATGGCAGGCAGCTGGCATGTAAACACAACGTCCTGAGAGACACATTGCATGTACTTCCAGATGTAGCCAATTCAACACATACATGGTCAGCAGATACCTAACTGTATCAAGCatgctgtgtttgcacatgcaGCATAAATGGATACAAGGTGTAGTAACCTGCCGCCATGAACGGGAGCGGTACACACCAGACTGTCATGTTGTGTTGCCCGATGGAGTTTGACTTACCTGTAATCTCAGGTGTGTCCGTCTCAGTCCACGTGTATCCTGAGTCTGGAGCTGCATAACTAACATCTGAATACATAGCAGAGAAGGTGGAGGCATCAGCAACTACAACACGTTACACTATGATAGTGGTAAACCTTGTACCTGCATTTTAGCATTGTTAACTATGAATGTATTATCAGAAGAAGAGTCTCTCTTAATACATCCATGTTGTCAACATGTTAGCTGATGTGAGCATTAGCTTGAAGCACTGAGAGAGCCAGCATGGTTATAGACTTGCtctgacagacattaaagtAGAGCTTAAGTTGACACAAAATCACCCACATTTACCTTGACACCCGGTGTAATTGTACATGATACAAAATGTTATGAAATGCTTCATTGCAAAACTgactttaaaagtaaaaaatccacttcactTTTATCGATCACCATAGAGTAACctgtaaaattaaacaaacacttaCAAAACTGTTTCTGATTATAGGTACAAATTCCAAAAAATGTACTAAGGCCACACAGTCGGCACTGGAATTATAAATTAAAAGCTTAAATTTagtgaaacataaaaaactttTAGAGCATGGACATACGACACTACAGAAGCCCTAAGCGGTCATGCATTCCTACATTTTCTTTCCTGCACTTTCTCATGATAATGAGttactttcatttgttttctcaagatctagatttatttgtgtcattacatcgaaataacaaatgttgtcaTCCCGAGATAACGGGTTAATGCCATAATTAAGTCAatatctgaagaaaacaaaaggatagttGTTAGATCCATATTGAAGTTGCACTCTTCTTATTGGCTGAGACGTGTAATGTGATATGTgcgtattttgtttttggtaaaaaataatattctaGACTATCATTCATTACCTTGAGATCACGAGAAAATGATCCCCTTATGTCGAGATAACAACATTTATCATTTCAATAAAGTGACATTAATAacttgagatctcgagaaaacaaattaaattaactcacaagaaaacagaataaattaaatgtatgaatgagTGACCACTGAAGGCCTCCGTACAACACCTGCTGTAACAGGAAACATTTTATCGCAAATATTGAACTCATGCCATTCTTACCTTaatcagtttaaacatttaataaaacagtaaactTGTGTTCATGAATTGCGAAAGAAGCATGATCTATTTTGTATTCTGTACCTGCTGGTCGTCGAGCTCCAGGGAACCA
This genomic stretch from Larimichthys crocea isolate SSNF chromosome III, L_crocea_2.0, whole genome shotgun sequence harbors:
- the vit gene encoding vitrin isoform X5, yielding MNRASLTAICLALLLACTCCAKPDGSKNKKPKQVVPDIECDVRAGKINLPEFIVKCPAHCKETKQQVYGTGVFASISSICNAAIHSGIITNTGGKVIVRKMAGQNTYKGTNSNGVRSLSLPKWRESFVVSVGKPKKGVIYPSTLDYVPSRPTYVKTSQKEAKSPVTTALPMTTTPEPPTTTTPEPTTTTTTTLAPTTTATTTPPPPPTTTKARAAVHKVRDAAFPRRDWAPPSFPRPDWFPGARRPADVSYAAPDSGYTWTETDTPEITARDHRPDISEFERWFYNYGPYLPRSPVSDSIRELPLDTTHTRVEPVDAWRPKANLYESGFSVREPEPVARVPEPVSQGDPNCKVDIAFLMDGSWSIGRRRFKIQKDFLSEVAQAINVGVAGPMMGIIQYGDDPVTEFSLKSYSNSKEVKSAIEKVVQKGGLSNVGKALTYINKQYFSDTNGNRGGAPNVAVVLVDGWPTDKVEEASRLARESGINIFFVTIEGPDDNEKQKLVEANFVDKAVCRTNGFFSLPVTSWFALRKAVQPLVKRVCDTDRLVCSKTCLNANDIAFVIDGSSSVGTGNFRTVLQFVANVTREFEISDTDTRVGAVQYTYEQRLEFAFGQYNNKAELLNAIKRINYWSGGTSTGAAITYAAEQLFSKSKPNKRKIMIVITDGRSYDDVIAPALAVHRQGVIAYSIGIAWAAQDELEYIATDPDKEHSFFVDEFDNLYKFVPKIIHNICQEFNSQPRN
- the vit gene encoding vitrin isoform X2 — encoded protein: MNRASLTAICLALLLACTCCAKPDGSKNKKPKQVVPDIECDVRAGKINLPEFIVKCPAHCKETKQQVYGTGVFASISSICNAAIHSGIITNTGGKVIVRKMAGQNTYKGTNSNGVRSLSLPKWRESFVVSVGKPKKGVIYPSTLDYVPSRPTYVKTSQKEAKSPVTTALPMTTTPEPPTTTTPEPTTTTTTTLAPTTTATTTPPPPPTTTKARAAVHKVRDAGSSHPYLASAAAARQSQNGQGKSLSPVFRGSAYPNRFPQRASAGLRRPEAGSAIRRQPSSPVGPAFPRRDWAPPSFPRPDWFPGARRPADVSYAAPDSGYTWTETDTPEITARDHRPDISEFERWFYNYGPYLPRSPVSDSIRELPLDTTHTRVEPVDAWRPKANLYESGFSVREPEPVARVPEPVSQGDPNCKVDIAFLMDGSWSIGRRRFKIQKDFLSEVAQAINVGVAGPMMGIIQYGDDPVTEFSLKSYSNSKEVKSAIEKVVQKGGLSNVGKALTYINKQYFSDTNGNRGGAPNVAVVLVDGWPTDKVEEASRLARESGINIFFVTIEGPDDNEKQKLVEANFVDKAVCRTNGFFSLPVTSWFALRKAVQPLVKRVCDTDRLVCSKTCLNANDIAFVIDGSSSVGTGNFRTVLQFVANVTREFEISDTDTRVGAVQYTYEQRLEFAFGQYNNKAELLNAIKRINYWSGGTSTGAAITYAAEQLFSKSKPNKRKIMIVITDGRSYDDVIAPALAVHRQGVIAYSIGIAWAAQDELEYIATDPDKEHSFFVDEFDNLYKFVPKIIHNICQEFNSQPRN
- the vit gene encoding vitrin isoform X4; amino-acid sequence: MNRASLTAICLALLLACTCCAKPDGSKNKKPKQVVPDIECDVRAGKINLPEFIVKCPAHCKETKQQVYGTGVFASISSICNAAIHSGIITNTGGKVIVRKMAGQNTYKGTNSNGVRSLSLPKWRESFVVSVGKPKKGVIYPSTLDYVPSRPTYVKTSQKEAKSPVTTALPMTTTPEPPTTTTPEPTTTTTTTLAPTTTATTTPPPPPTTTKARAAVHKVRDAGLRRPEAGSAIRRQPSSPVGPAFNRVQPAPPERTSTMSQSNPAFPRRDWAPPSFPRPDWFPGARRPADVSYAAPDSGYTWTETDTPEITARDHRPDISEFERWFYNYGPYLPRSPVSDSIRELPLDTTHTRVEPVDAWRPKANLYESGFSVREPEPVARVPEPVSQGDPNCKVDIAFLMDGSWSIGRRRFKIQKDFLSEVAQAINVGVAGPMMGIIQYGDDPVTEFSLKSYSNSKEVKSAIEKVVQKGGLSNVGKALTYINKQYFSDTNGNRGGAPNVAVVLVDGWPTDKVEEASRLARESGINIFFVTIEGPDDNEKQKLVEANFVDKAVCRTNGFFSLPVTSWFALRKAVQPLVKRVCDTDRLVCSKTCLNANDIAFVIDGSSSVGTGNFRTVLQFVANVTREFEISDTDTRVGAVQYTYEQRLEFAFGQYNNKAELLNAIKRINYWSGGTSTGAAITYAAEQLFSKSKPNKRKIMIVITDGRSYDDVIAPALAVHRQGVIAYSIGIAWAAQDELEYIATDPDKEHSFFVDEFDNLYKFVPKIIHNICQEFNSQPRN
- the vit gene encoding vitrin isoform X1, producing the protein MNRASLTAICLALLLACTCCAKPDGSKNKKPKQVVPDIECDVRAGKINLPEFIVKCPAHCKETKQQVYGTGVFASISSICNAAIHSGIITNTGGKVIVRKMAGQNTYKGTNSNGVRSLSLPKWRESFVVSVGKPKKGVIYPSTLDYVPSRPTYVKTSQKEAKSPVTTALPMTTTPEPPTTTTPEPTTTTTTTLAPTTTATTTPPPPPTTTKARAAVHKVRDAGSSHPYLASAAAARQSQNGQGKSLSPVFRGSAYPNRFPQRASAGLRRPEAGSAIRRQPSSPVGPAFNRVQPAPPERTSTMSQSNPAFPRRDWAPPSFPRPDWFPGARRPADVSYAAPDSGYTWTETDTPEITARDHRPDISEFERWFYNYGPYLPRSPVSDSIRELPLDTTHTRVEPVDAWRPKANLYESGFSVREPEPVARVPEPVSQGDPNCKVDIAFLMDGSWSIGRRRFKIQKDFLSEVAQAINVGVAGPMMGIIQYGDDPVTEFSLKSYSNSKEVKSAIEKVVQKGGLSNVGKALTYINKQYFSDTNGNRGGAPNVAVVLVDGWPTDKVEEASRLARESGINIFFVTIEGPDDNEKQKLVEANFVDKAVCRTNGFFSLPVTSWFALRKAVQPLVKRVCDTDRLVCSKTCLNANDIAFVIDGSSSVGTGNFRTVLQFVANVTREFEISDTDTRVGAVQYTYEQRLEFAFGQYNNKAELLNAIKRINYWSGGTSTGAAITYAAEQLFSKSKPNKRKIMIVITDGRSYDDVIAPALAVHRQGVIAYSIGIAWAAQDELEYIATDPDKEHSFFVDEFDNLYKFVPKIIHNICQEFNSQPRN
- the vit gene encoding vitrin isoform X3, translated to MNRASLTAICLALLLACTCCAKPDGSKNKKPKQVVPDIECDVRAGKINLPEFIVKCPAHCKETKQQVYGTGVFASISSICNAAIHSGIITNTGGKVIVRKMAGQNTYKGTNSNGVRSLSLPKWRESFVVSVGKPKKGVIYPSTLDYVPSRPTYVKTSQKEAKSPVTTALPMTTTPEPPTTTTPEPTTTTTTTLAPTTTATTTPPPPPTTTKARAAVHKVRDAGSSHPYLASAAAARQSQNGQGKSLSPVFRGSAYPNRFPQRASAGLRRPEAGSAIRRQPSSPVGPAFNRVQPAPPERTSTMSQSNPAFPRRDWAPPSFPRPDWFPGARRPADVSYAAPDSGYTWTETDTPEITVPRSPVSDSIRELPLDTTHTRVEPVDAWRPKANLYESGFSVREPEPVARVPEPVSQGDPNCKVDIAFLMDGSWSIGRRRFKIQKDFLSEVAQAINVGVAGPMMGIIQYGDDPVTEFSLKSYSNSKEVKSAIEKVVQKGGLSNVGKALTYINKQYFSDTNGNRGGAPNVAVVLVDGWPTDKVEEASRLARESGINIFFVTIEGPDDNEKQKLVEANFVDKAVCRTNGFFSLPVTSWFALRKAVQPLVKRVCDTDRLVCSKTCLNANDIAFVIDGSSSVGTGNFRTVLQFVANVTREFEISDTDTRVGAVQYTYEQRLEFAFGQYNNKAELLNAIKRINYWSGGTSTGAAITYAAEQLFSKSKPNKRKIMIVITDGRSYDDVIAPALAVHRQGVIAYSIGIAWAAQDELEYIATDPDKEHSFFVDEFDNLYKFVPKIIHNICQEFNSQPRN